CTCAATTTCACAaacaaataacaattaaaaaGGCACAccctaattaaataaataatgggaGAATCAAACTCTATAGATCTGGGCAGTCCAATAGAGAAGCcactagccacacatggctacttaaattgttaaaattaaataaaatgaaaacttgagttccttagtcacactagccacgtttcaagtgctcaatagccatgGTAATAGCTACTGTATTGAACAGCATAGATATAAAATACCTCCCAACACAGCAAAAAGTTCTCTTTAGATGGACAGTGCTGCAACGGACGCTGCTGAACATGCAGGGGAAGAACAACTCAGCCAATTATATGTGTAAATGAAATCTGCAATTAACTCAAGAATGCTTATAAAGTGGTATGAAAACCTAAAGGGATGGAATACAATTTCTCTTTTGGTTAAACCTGCTAGAGGAAAGGAGATTATGTTTATAACTTACATCCGCTTTTGCTTTAAAACCCGCAAGGCTTTCTGCTTGACCATATTCTAGgaggaaaaatagaatttattgaaaggaagtagaaaatatacatatggtAAAAGAAATCTTCCATATCTTCAGACTCATATACCTAGTTCCTCTCGTCTTCAAAGCAGTGGACACAGTGGCTCCTGGATTTTTCACCTCCTAAGCAGCCTTCAAGCCCTGGCTTGCCTCTGTCCTTGCATCTCGTATCTCAGGGTACTgaggtaattttcttttcctagtgCATATCATCTCTACTCCCAGCCCCAAGAGGGCTGATTTTGTCTTTCCAGGTGCCTTAGGGAGAGTCCCAATTTGGACAATCTGCTATCCACTCAAACTCACCATGCCCACACTCCTCCACCTGCTCTCATCTTGGAACTTACTAACAATGGCCCCACCAGTCTCTCACTTCTCTAGGCTGAGAACCGTTATACCAACCTTACCTTTCCCCTCTCTGTTGTCTCTTCATGCACTGTCATCGTGTTAGATTTTCAGAACTCACTTTCAAATTGACTCCTTTCATGTCATTCTCATGACTACCACCATGATTTAGGCTTTCATCTCCTCAAGTCTAGGTGAGCTTTCCGCCTCTGGTGGCTCCTCATTCCATGCCATCCAACTAAGATGGCGGAGAAAATCCTCTTGTCACTTCCCCTTCTGTACTGTTTCATAAACCATTTTATTTGTCTCCTCCaatgaagaaggaaaagcagatttTATTACTTCACAGATAATAATACCTAACTGAACATTTCTATGTACTAGACACAGTGCTAGGGCACAtaaattacctcatttaattctcacactatgaagtagggttttttttttaatgtttatttttttattttggtgggggaggtaactaggtatatttatttatctaatggaggtaccagggattgaatccaggacctcgtgcatgctaagcatacactcaaccaactgagctatatccttccccctgAAGTAgatgttatccccattttacagatgggaaaaaccAAGGTTCAGTGAGGCTGAGTAACTTGCTCTAGCTCAAATGCCTAATAAGTTACGGGGATTGGAAAAAGGAGGGTAGTTCTATATTCACTTAAATACAATACTCTATGTTTCTGCTTAATataagaggaaaataagaaactGACTTCTATCAAGGTCACAGCTAGTGCATATTGATGGTATCATTAATACAACACTGGTACTTTTTCCCAACATGCCACTCCTTAACCAATCTATTATACTTACCTACCCTGACCAGCCCAGCAACTCATTATTCCTGAGCATGGCCCAGCCTCtccagatggccaccttctcagtAGAATATGCTAATTCCCAAGTACATGCTTCTAGACATGGGATTAGCATCTTCTCTCCACCAGGTCAAACCCCAGCCTTCCTCTCATATCTGGCTGCAAATTCTCCTTCCTGAAGGATACACCCTCACATACGTTTTCTCCTTACTAGACCGTGAGCATCTCCTCTGTAGCTCTCACTAGGCCCTACCACCAGGTCCTGTTTACACAAGTGCTCCAATTAGGCTGTCGCAGCACCTTCTGTAGGTACCTCCTATCTTACCTTTGCAGGGCCCTCTCTCATCTTCTTGATCTGATCCTTATACTTCACTAGTTCAGCATCCAGTCGAGAGATCTTCTTATCAATGGATTCTGCCCTGCTGTCcaccttgagggaaaaaaaatcaaaggcagTGGTAGTTATTGcaatacatttaaatgaaaagtggaaggagaggaatgaatatagaggaagaaaagaaaaaggagagcacATAGTGAAAGGTGGAAACGGTAATTTCCAATGATGGAGGGAGGAAGATTCCCAGTCAGAAACACTGGGGGGCTTTTATACTCTACCCCTAAGATACTAATATTCCAGGGTCACCCTCAACTGTGTTTGAGCAGAAAAATAATTTGCGAATCACTGGGCTGAGTTGAGATTTCCTTAGAGTTGGAGACGAGTAAGGATAGGGGCTCAACCAGGAGGCGTGTGAAATGGGCTAGTGCCTGGTGGGTCTCGGCTAGGGCTGTGTATCTAATGCTATTCTTTTGGATAGAAGGTGGTGGCTTAACATGAGGTGTCAGAGTTCTCAATTTTGAGTTACTGAGATACAGGATTGGGGTACAAATATGGTGAGCTAGGATATCAAGCGGAGGGTCCTGACGTGCGAGAGGGATGAGGGATGAAAGAGGAGTTACAGGTCGGGCTCGACGAGGTGGCTATGTGTGTGGGCCTACGGCTGGTTGGGGTGAGGAAATAAGGCAAGGGCGAGCGGACGCGGCACTGGGCATCAGAAGGGATAGGGTGCAAGGACGGGGAGACAGTGGTGGGTTAAGGGTCCCCGGTTTGTGGCGTCTGGAATGACTCGGGTGACAGCAAGGACAGTGGGGTGGAGAGCGCTCAGGTGTAATGGGCCCGGGACCAGGAatggggtggaggagaaggagccgGAGCCGGGGGTGGGCGGGGTCGGGGTTCTTAGGGGCCCTGAGCCTAGTTATGCTTGGTTGAGTGCCCACCGTGCCAATGCAGTCAGTCAGGCTGGGTGGCGGAGCCTTGGGTTTCGGCTTCCCGAAGAATCGGTTCATCTTGGCCGGCCGAGAAGAAAAACACCGCAGCAAGACCAGAAACGGAAGCAGAGTCACCTCCGCCTTCGACTTGACTTCCGGCCCCCCGTGCGCAAGCGCAATGTGCCCATTGGCGTTTCCCGATCCCTTTTCCGGATTTTCAGCTGGGTCTTCCGGGGAAGGAGAGCTCTAGGAGCttggaggtggggacagggaggatTAGCAGGGGGCGTGGCCTAGGTGGCGAGCGTAGGCGTGGCCTCGGGTgagtgggtggggcctggggcggcTTTAGCGGAATAGAGCCCAGCTGCAGCGGGGCTGCTCCCAGGGGCGGGGCCGGTAGGCCCGGGTTGGGCGAGGAAGTAGCCGGGCGGGGTTGCAGGGCACCGTGCTCAGCTCCCACCGCTGGGCGGGCAACAAGCGCGGGTCTGGCGGAGCGCGGCGGCGCGCGGAGAACGCGGGGCGACCGGGAGCGGCCGGGCCCTCGGCGGCGCGCCACTCGGCCGGGCCGGGAGCCGCGCCAGTCGGTGCCTCCAGCCGAGCGCGGTCCGCCTTCCTCGCAGCGATCAGCCGTCCGGAGTGTGACCGGCGGGCATGCTGGACCCACCAGGGGCGCCGCCGCCGGCGCTCGCAGGCCGCGGGTGAAGAAGAAAGCGCGGCCTCGCTTGGCCCGGAGCGAAGAGGTGACCCGGAGCGAAGAGGTGACCCGGAGCGAAGAGGTGGCCCGGAGCGAAGAGGTGACCCGAAACGAAGAGGTGGTCCGAAGCGAAGAGGTGGTCCGAAGCGAAGAGGTGACCCGAAACGAAGAGGTGGTCCGAAGCGAAGAGGTGGTCCGAAGCGAAGAGGTGGCCCGAAGCGAAGAGGTTGCCCGAAACGAAGAGGTGGCTCAGAGCGAGGAAATGGCGACAGCAGGGCTCAGCGTGACCGTCACCCACAGTGAGCAGGGGCTGCCGGGTGGGCTCCGTGCCGGGCTACGAAAGTCTGGGTTTGGACACGTGCCCCGAAGCGTGTATCCTTGTGTTTATCTGGCGTCCAGAAGCATGGGACCTTGTTTGTATCCGTGAGGCCGGCTTTTGTACGGGTCTTTTTAGCACACCTTTCCATGTGGCTGGTGTATTTTGACTCAAGCCATTTGGTAGATCCACGTGTCCGTGCTTCACGTCGTGTTCTTGGTTGTATGTGTTAGTGTGTGCCTGCGCAGTTATTGTGGGTCTTTTGCCAGGCTTGTGTTTGACCATGTTGTGTATGATTGCTGTGTGTCTGGACGTGTGTGCAGGAGTCTCAACTCCTATCTGATTTTTGAATGAGCCGTGGTTCCAAGCATACATTCAGGGCACTCTTTGGGTCTGCCTACTGTTAGAGTTGACACAGATCTAAACAAAGACAGTTCTCCAGAGAGCTGTGTCCGTGAAGTTTCCTCAGGACCAACTAGGGGAGACTCCAGGGCCTCAAAATCTAGGATTCTAGATTCTGCAGTTTTGAGTGACCTTGGGATGTCTTCTTTCCAGGCAGCTTGTTTCTTCTATGTGAAGTAGAGTTGGTAACACCTGTCCTGCTGActtcatgtggctattgagcaggCTCAAGCCTTGGCATAATGCACTGGACACACGTTATCTCCTTACTGTCAACATACCTGGAAAAGAATCGACACA
The nucleotide sequence above comes from Camelus dromedarius isolate mCamDro1 chromosome 10, mCamDro1.pat, whole genome shotgun sequence. Encoded proteins:
- the BAG1 gene encoding BAG family molecular chaperone regulator 1; this encodes MLGGAWGGFSGIEPSCSGAAPRGGAGRPGLGEEVAGRGCRAPCSAPTAGRATSAGLAERGGARRTRGDRERPGPRRRATRPGREPRQSVPPAERGPPSSQRSAVRSVTGGHAGPTRGAAAGARRPRVKKKARPRLARSEEVTRSEEVTRSEEVARSEEVTRNEEVVRSEEVVRSEEVTRNEEVVRSEEVVRSEEVARSEEVARNEEVAQSEEMATAGLSVTVTHSNEKHDLHVIPQEGCSEPVVQDLAQVVEEATGVPLPFQKLIFKGKSLKEMETPLSALGIQNGCRVMLIGKKNSPEEEAELKKLKDLEKSVEKIADQLEELNKDLTGIQQGFLAKDLQAEALCKLDRRVKVTIEQFMKILEEIDTLILPENFKDSRLKRKGLVKRIQAFLAECDTVEQNICQETERLQSTNLALAD